In Limnohabitans sp. INBF002, one genomic interval encodes:
- a CDS encoding Re/Si-specific NAD(P)(+) transhydrogenase subunit alpha, with protein sequence MLIGVPAETTAGETRVAVTPETAKKLISQGHTVRVQKGAGVAASVPDTAYAAVGAEVVDAASSWGCDLVLKVRAPEAVEASSIKAGSTVVGMLEPFNAEGLQRLATAGATGFALEAAPRTTRAQSMDVLSSQANIAGYKAVMLAADTYQRFFPMLMTAAGTVKAARVVILGVGVAGLQAIATAKRLGAVIEATDVRPSVKEQVESLGAKFIDVPFESQDEKDAAEGVGGYARPMPQSWLDRQKVEVAKRVALADVVITTALIPGRAAPVLVTEDMVKAMKPGSVIIDIAAGKGANGTDGNCPLTEAGKTVIKHGVTLVGETNLPALVAADASALYARNVLDFLKLVINKEGALHIDLEDDIVAACLVTRDGAVVKK encoded by the coding sequence ATGTTGATAGGTGTTCCCGCCGAGACGACGGCAGGCGAGACCCGCGTGGCCGTCACGCCTGAAACGGCTAAAAAACTCATTTCCCAAGGACACACCGTCCGCGTGCAAAAGGGTGCGGGCGTTGCTGCCAGCGTTCCAGATACGGCTTATGCCGCGGTGGGCGCTGAAGTGGTGGATGCGGCCAGCAGCTGGGGTTGCGATTTGGTCCTCAAGGTGCGCGCGCCAGAGGCTGTTGAGGCGTCAAGCATCAAAGCTGGTAGCACCGTGGTGGGCATGTTGGAGCCTTTCAACGCGGAAGGCTTGCAGCGTTTGGCGACAGCAGGTGCCACAGGTTTTGCCCTCGAAGCGGCCCCACGAACCACCCGTGCGCAAAGCATGGACGTGTTGTCTTCACAGGCCAACATCGCGGGCTACAAAGCAGTCATGCTGGCGGCAGACACATACCAACGCTTTTTCCCCATGTTGATGACGGCAGCGGGTACGGTGAAGGCCGCCCGCGTGGTCATCCTTGGTGTGGGCGTGGCGGGCTTGCAAGCCATTGCCACTGCCAAGCGTTTGGGTGCGGTGATTGAAGCCACCGATGTACGCCCCAGCGTGAAAGAGCAAGTGGAGTCCCTCGGCGCCAAGTTCATCGACGTGCCGTTTGAAAGCCAAGACGAAAAAGACGCTGCCGAAGGCGTGGGTGGCTATGCCCGCCCCATGCCGCAAAGCTGGCTGGACCGTCAAAAGGTTGAGGTCGCCAAGCGCGTGGCCTTGGCCGATGTGGTCATCACCACGGCGCTCATCCCAGGTCGCGCAGCGCCTGTGCTGGTGACAGAAGACATGGTCAAGGCCATGAAGCCGGGCTCGGTCATCATCGATATCGCTGCAGGTAAAGGGGCCAACGGCACCGATGGCAACTGCCCGCTGACCGAGGCGGGCAAAACCGTCATCAAGCATGGCGTGACGCTCGTGGGCGAGACCAACTTGCCCGCCTTGGTGGCTGCAGACGCCAGCGCGCTGTATGCCCGCAACGTGCTCGACTTTTTGAAGCTCGTCATCAACAAAGAAGGTGCGTTGCACATCGACCTAGAAGATGACATCGTGGCCGCTTGTCTTGTCACCCGCGATGGCGCGGTGGTGAAGAAATAA
- a CDS encoding LysR family transcriptional regulator, with protein sequence MSTDWTHRLRLRNLQTLLSLGQTGNMSQTADALNTTQPGLSKWLKELEDDIGLPLFERHARGLRPTVHGQALIDHARRIEAHLDTARDEMLLLREGSSGQVTIGFAGASSVDTVPMAVLKIVDRLPMARIHLLENKINGLFDALNAGEVDVVVGPSEIIAHGPDIKSELLYSEPIHLVARIQHPIFQLKTIEWDDVLKYPWALWAKGTPVRKAFDQALSHLGHKLPPNYVESNSATLTTTLLLHSDMIGVTSQRPALRYSRLQLLGLIPLNLDVHGSISLYWRADAMDRIAVKTALDCIREVVYEFA encoded by the coding sequence ATGAGTACTGACTGGACGCATCGCCTGCGTTTGCGTAATTTGCAAACACTTCTGAGTCTGGGGCAAACAGGCAATATGAGCCAAACGGCTGACGCGTTGAACACGACACAGCCAGGGCTGTCAAAGTGGCTCAAAGAGTTGGAAGATGACATTGGGTTGCCCCTGTTTGAACGTCACGCCCGAGGGTTGCGCCCAACGGTTCATGGCCAAGCTTTGATTGATCATGCGAGACGCATTGAGGCTCACTTAGACACGGCCCGGGATGAAATGTTGCTTCTGCGCGAAGGCAGCAGCGGCCAGGTGACGATCGGTTTTGCCGGCGCATCTTCTGTCGACACGGTGCCAATGGCTGTTTTGAAAATTGTGGATCGATTGCCAATGGCGCGCATCCATTTGCTGGAAAACAAAATCAACGGCCTATTCGATGCACTCAATGCGGGCGAAGTCGATGTCGTGGTTGGCCCTTCGGAAATCATTGCGCACGGGCCTGACATCAAAAGTGAATTGCTCTATTCAGAGCCCATCCATTTGGTTGCACGCATTCAGCATCCGATTTTTCAGTTGAAGACCATCGAATGGGATGACGTGCTGAAATATCCTTGGGCGCTCTGGGCCAAGGGGACGCCTGTTCGTAAAGCGTTTGACCAGGCGTTGTCTCACTTAGGGCACAAACTCCCACCGAATTATGTGGAAAGCAACTCTGCAACATTGACGACCACGCTCCTGTTGCACAGCGACATGATTGGGGTTACCTCACAGCGCCCCGCGCTGCGTTACAGCCGACTACAACTTCTGGGGTTAATCCCGCTGAATTTAGATGTGCACGGTTCAATTAGTTTGTACTGGCGTGCTGATGCGATGGATCGGATTGCGGTGAAGACAGCACTTGATTGCATACGTGAAGTTGTCTACGAGTTCGCTTAA
- a CDS encoding SDR family NAD(P)-dependent oxidoreductase — translation MTNQPALFAGRFENRVALVTGGASGIGRAVVDRLVHEGAKAIVWDIDAAKLQACQNTHKDRVLTQRVDVTDDQQIQHALKEALQKFSQLDILVNGAGIVGPNGPFWQVDVSDWERVMRINLFGTFYVSRAVTPHLIDRGWGRIVNIASVTANEGPKNLGPYAASKAGVVGLTKSMGKDLASTGVLVNAITPALIATELLQQLSAEYMAAALSRIPLGRPGTLDEASALVCWLCSEECSFSTGATYDLSGGRGL, via the coding sequence ATGACAAATCAACCAGCTCTTTTTGCAGGGCGTTTTGAAAATCGCGTGGCCTTGGTCACGGGTGGGGCCTCGGGCATTGGCAGAGCGGTCGTCGATCGTTTGGTGCATGAAGGGGCGAAAGCCATCGTCTGGGACATCGATGCCGCCAAGTTACAAGCTTGCCAGAACACGCACAAAGACCGGGTGTTGACGCAGCGCGTCGACGTCACAGACGATCAACAAATTCAGCACGCCCTCAAAGAGGCGCTACAGAAATTTTCTCAACTAGATATCTTGGTCAATGGCGCGGGCATCGTGGGCCCTAATGGTCCATTTTGGCAAGTCGATGTTTCGGATTGGGAACGCGTGATGCGTATCAATTTGTTCGGCACTTTTTATGTGTCGCGCGCCGTCACACCGCATCTGATCGATCGAGGCTGGGGGCGAATTGTCAACATTGCGTCTGTCACAGCCAATGAGGGGCCCAAAAATCTGGGTCCTTACGCCGCCTCCAAGGCGGGCGTGGTGGGACTCACCAAGTCAATGGGCAAGGACTTAGCCAGCACGGGCGTACTCGTCAACGCCATCACGCCGGCCTTGATTGCAACGGAGTTGTTGCAACAGCTTTCCGCCGAATACATGGCTGCAGCGCTATCGCGGATTCCTTTAGGCCGTCCTGGCACGCTAGATGAAGCCTCGGCCTTGGTGTGCTGGTTGTGCTCTGAAGAGTGTTCCTTCTCGACAGGTGCCACTTACGACTTGTCGGGCGGGCGTGGTTTGTGA
- a CDS encoding NUDIX hydrolase, translating to MNKRWKPSVTVAAIIERDGRYLLIEEHTPEGLRLNNPAGHLDPGESPEDGCAREALEETTYTFKPTDMVGIYISRLLRPAREGRAAEDVTYFRLAFCGELGEQVPGAKLDKGIVRTLWMTPDDIRANVHRLRSPLVLRCMEDHLAGQRFPMDLIYTDPSVLNPAKG from the coding sequence ATGAATAAACGTTGGAAGCCCAGTGTCACCGTCGCCGCCATCATTGAACGCGATGGTCGTTACCTCCTCATCGAAGAACACACACCTGAAGGTTTGCGCCTGAACAACCCCGCAGGTCACCTCGACCCAGGCGAGTCACCCGAAGACGGCTGCGCACGCGAAGCGTTGGAAGAAACCACCTACACCTTCAAACCCACAGACATGGTGGGCATCTACATCTCTCGGCTGTTACGCCCTGCCCGCGAAGGTCGTGCCGCCGAAGACGTGACCTACTTTCGCCTCGCGTTTTGCGGCGAGCTGGGTGAACAGGTACCAGGCGCCAAGCTAGACAAAGGCATTGTGCGCACCCTGTGGATGACGCCCGACGACATTCGCGCCAATGTGCATCGCCTGCGCAGCCCATTGGTATTGCGCTGCATGGAAGACCACTTGGCTGGACAACGCTTTCCGATGGATTTGATTTACACCGACCCCAGCGTCTTGAACCCCGCAAAGGGATAA
- the mnmA gene encoding tRNA 2-thiouridine(34) synthase MnmA, with the protein MANNKRVVVGLSGGVDSAVSAYLLKQQGYDVVGIFMKNWEDDDDSEYCSSNIDFVDAAAVADVLGIEIEHVNFAAEYKDRVFAEFLREYQGGRTPNPDILCNAEIKFKAFLDHAMRLGAEKIATGHYCRVREINGEFQLLKGLDPSKDQSYFLHRLNQAQLSKTLFPVGELHKTEVRRIADEIGLPNAKKKDSTGICFIGERPFREFLNRYIANEPGPIKDERGRKIGTHVGLSFYTLGQRQGLGIGGLKEKGAQRGGGEHQPWFVARKDLATNTLYVVQGHDHPWLLYGSLHADDLSWCAPHAPTPGRYAAKTRYRQADAPCELSYNTEGELVLAFDDPQWAVTPGQSAVLYDGEVCMGGGVIASAAALNTTLA; encoded by the coding sequence ATGGCAAATAACAAACGTGTGGTGGTGGGCTTGAGCGGCGGCGTGGATTCGGCCGTCAGTGCCTATCTGTTGAAGCAACAAGGCTACGACGTCGTCGGCATCTTCATGAAAAACTGGGAAGACGATGATGACAGCGAGTACTGTTCGTCCAACATCGACTTCGTGGACGCCGCTGCCGTGGCTGACGTGCTTGGCATTGAGATTGAACACGTCAACTTTGCCGCCGAATACAAAGACCGCGTGTTCGCCGAGTTCTTGCGCGAATACCAAGGCGGCCGCACGCCCAACCCCGACATTTTGTGCAACGCTGAAATCAAGTTCAAAGCGTTCTTAGACCACGCCATGCGCTTGGGCGCAGAAAAAATTGCCACCGGCCATTACTGCCGTGTGCGTGAAATAAATGGCGAGTTTCAACTGCTCAAAGGCTTGGACCCCAGCAAAGACCAAAGCTATTTCTTGCACCGATTGAACCAGGCACAGTTGTCCAAAACCTTGTTCCCCGTGGGCGAGCTGCACAAAACCGAAGTGCGCCGCATTGCGGATGAAATTGGTTTGCCCAACGCCAAGAAAAAAGACTCCACCGGCATTTGCTTCATCGGCGAACGCCCTTTCCGTGAGTTTTTAAACCGCTACATCGCCAACGAGCCCGGCCCCATCAAAGACGAGCGTGGCCGCAAGATTGGCACGCATGTGGGTTTGAGTTTTTACACGCTTGGTCAACGCCAAGGCTTGGGCATTGGTGGCCTCAAAGAAAAAGGCGCACAGCGCGGTGGCGGTGAACATCAGCCCTGGTTTGTGGCCCGCAAAGACTTGGCCACCAACACCTTGTATGTGGTGCAAGGCCATGACCACCCTTGGTTGCTTTACGGCTCGCTGCACGCCGACGACCTGAGCTGGTGCGCCCCTCACGCGCCAACACCCGGACGCTACGCAGCCAAAACACGCTATCGCCAAGCCGATGCCCCGTGCGAGTTGAGCTACAACACAGAAGGCGAGCTGGTGCTCGCCTTTGATGACCCTCAGTGGGCCGTCACACCCGGCCAATCGGCTGTGTTGTATGACGGTGAGGTGTGTATGGGCGGCGGGGTCATTGCCAGCGCTGCAGCGCTGAACACAACCCTCGCCTAA